One segment of Chelmon rostratus isolate fCheRos1 chromosome 17, fCheRos1.pri, whole genome shotgun sequence DNA contains the following:
- the utp18 gene encoding U3 small nucleolar RNA-associated protein 18 homolog yields the protein MEDVNVIKLPVTEERAPAQKRVRPPKFDPEEEEETRQRHVKRLAALGQTDRSVKLLEELVFGAEDELLDRLVEEDEEQTGALLAEDAVDESDESEAEDEARLRRRPTGEAAWVDEDDELEEEVDMKHRYRRDLIRGEVESTMSKQKLQQRMREQFQKSMGGAPSWAESNVMKKKKKKKKKTAADEEEEEEEDEDEDDDLLRRTGNFVASSDSLPSGVLRMKKCLHANSARPSEDRLTTVQFHPSAQVVMTAGLDQSVSLFQVDGKTNPKIQSIHLERFPVHRAQFSRDGETVIATSLKNKMFYLYDMMEGRVTPVHTVRGLSEARVKEFSVCPEGGALLLTGTNGYLHLLTLKTKEVIGSMKMNGDVSGVAFSRDGSKVFANSDEGEVYVWDLRSSRCVHRFVDDGCVKGTSIAASPNGQYLACGSQSGVVNVYSQEACLNSANPKPLKAVMNLLTSATSLTFNPSSEILAVASRAEDEAVRLVHLPSLTVFSNFPVSKRKIVYRASCLDFSPHSGFFSLANNKGHAPLFRLLHYKDF from the exons ATGGAGGACGTGAACGTTATCAAGCTGCCGGTGACGGAAGAAAGAGCCCCGGCTCAGAAGAGGGTCCGACCGCCGAAGTTTGacccggaggaggaggaggaaacgcGGCAGAGACACGTGAAGAGGCTGGCGGCGCTGGGACAGACAGACCGCTCggtgaagctgctggaggagctggtgtTCGGAGCCGAGGACGAGCTGCTGGACAGACTTGTGGAG gaggatgaggagcagaCTGGAGCTCTGTTGGCGGAGGACGCAGTCGATGAGTCGGACGAATCGGAGGCCGAGGACGAAGCTCGTCTGCGGCGCCGGCCGACCGGAGAAGCTGCCTGGGTGGATGAAGATGACGAGCTGGAGGAAGA ggtcGACATGAAGCATCGTTACCGTAGAGACCTGATCAGAGGAGAGGTGGAGTCCACCATGTCCAAACAGAAACTACAGCAGAGGATGAGAGAGCA GTTTCAGAAGTCGATGGGAGGAGCTCCATCGTGGGCAGAAAGTAAcgtgatgaagaagaagaagaagaagaagaagaagacag ctgctgatgaggaggaggaggaagaggaggatgaagatgaggatgacgACCTgctgaggaggacaggaaaCTTTGTGGCGTCTTCAGACAGTCTGCCCAGCGGCGTCCTGAGG ATGAAGAAATGTCTTCACGCCAACAGCGCCCGTCCATCAGAGGACAGACTGACCACCGTCCAGTTCCATCCCTCCGCTCAGGTTGTCATGACGGCCGGCCTCGACCAATCGGTCTCCCTCTTCCAG GTGGACGGGAAGACGAATCCGAAGATCCAGAGCATCCACCTGGAGCGGTTTCCCGTCCACAGAGCTCAGTTCAGCCGGGACGGAGAGACGGTGATCGCCACCAGCCTGAAGAACAAGATGTTCTACCTGTACGACATGATGGAGGGCCGAGTCACAcctgtccacactgtcagag gTCTGAGTGAAGCCAGAGTGAAGGAGTTCTCTGTGTGTCCTGAAGGAGGCGCCCTGCTGCTCACCGGCACCAACGGATACCTGCACCTCCTCACACTCAAG actaAGGAGGTGATTGGCAGTATGAAGATGAACGGTGATGTCAGCGGCGTTGCTTTCTCTCGTGACGGCAGCAAAGTCTTCGCCAACTCAG acGAGGGGGAGGTGTATGTGTGGGACCTGCGCAGCAGTCGGTGTGTTCACAGGTTCGTGGATGACGGCTGTGTGAAGGGGACGTCCATCGCTGCCTCACCAAACGGACAGTACCTGGCCTGCGG ctctcaGTCGGGCGTCGTGAACGTCTACTCACAGGAGGCGTGTCTAAATTCAGCCAATCCCAAGCCTCTGAAAGCCGTGATGAACCTGCTGACCTCAGCGACCTCTCTGACCTTCAACCCCTCCTCCGAGATCCTGGCTGTGGCTTCCAGAGCCGAAGACGAGGCCGTGAGACTG GTCCACCTGCCCAGCCTCACTGTCTTCTCCAACTTCCCCGTCTCTAAGAGGAAGATCGTTTATCGAGCCAGCTGCCTCGACTTCTCCCCACACAGCGGCTTCTTCTCATTGGCTAACAACAAAGGACACGCCCCTCTCTTCAG gTTGCTGCATTACAAAGACTTCTGA
- the si:dkey-225f5.4 gene encoding uncharacterized protein si:dkey-225f5.4 encodes MAEVRAVLQRCDPALLDPCGDSEQPDCAEAARMVLYLTESRRVQKVLWRQLFVLDSMMSLLEGLESAQQLLTQPCPPQPEGGARARWKALKAESRSGVEEVETLLRSLQERIQQIHNRRHTLTQLIQQLHNKKQQCEHLGESLQKAQNALQSCDRQLIQLRAESDAALAQLVSWQRLRDELQVNISALQDVMQINLLSFNQSELRVELRPRPSSDQSSNEQEPLKLSVTWSHDDRFRLQVNDGTAVLVEDCMSGRRPELSAALLEVMQCYMGQVELLSEIQRLRSSFAIDWRPAQRLLVYLKSALLVCHLEVEEGYPGGGRARLLSARRDGQPVDTSGLKPSHTDPSLTDWLLFLSISPLI; translated from the exons ATGGCTGAAGTTCGAGC tgtgctaCAGCGCTGTGATCCGGCTCTCCTGGACCCCTGCGGAGACTCGGAGCAGCCGGACTGTGCTGAAGCAGCCAGGATGGTCCTCTACCTGACG gAAAGTCGGCGTGTCCAGAAGGTTCTATGGcgtcagctgtttgttctggaCTCCATGATGTCTCTATTGGAGGGTCTGGAGTCTGCCCAGCAACTGCTGACACAACCCTGCCCCCCCCAACCtg agggtgGGGCTCGGGCCAGGTGGAAGGCCCTGAAGGCGGAGAGCAGGTcgggggtggaggaggtggagactCTGCTCAGATCTCTTCAGGAGAGGATCCAACAGATCCACAacagaagacacacactcacacagctgatCCAACAGCTGCACAACAAG AAGCAGCAGTGTGAACATCTGGGGGAGTCTCTGCAGAAGGCCCAGAATGCATTGCAGTCATGCGATCGTCAGCTGATCCAGCTGAGGGCGGAGTCAGACGCTGCGCTCGCTCAGCTGGTCAGCTGGCAGCGACTCAGAGATGA GCTGCAGGTGAACATCTCTGCCCTTCAGGATGTCATGCAGATCAACCTGCTGtccttcaaccaatcagagctgcGTGTGGAGCTCAGGCCACGGCCGTCCTCCGACCAGTCGTCCAATGAGCAGGAGCCGCTGAAACTGTCAGTCACCTGGAGCCACGACGACCGCTTCAGACTGCAG gtgaaTGACGGGACAGCCGTGCTGGTGGAGGACTGCATGTCGGGCAGACGGCCTGAGCTCAGCGCCGCCCTGCTGGAGGTGATGCAGTGTTACATGGGtcaggtggagctgctgtctgagaTCCAGAGACTGAGATCCAG TTTTGCCATCGACTGGCGTCCCGCTCAGCGTCTGCTGGTCTACCTGAAGTCGGCGCTGTTGGTGTGTCacctggaggtggaggagggataCCCGGGCGGCGGCCGGGCCCGGCTGCTGTCAGCACGAAGGGACGGACAACCTGTGGACACATCTGGACTGAAG ccctCTCACACTGATCCCAGTCTGACTGACTGGTTGTTGTTTCTCAGCATCAGTCCTCTCATCTGA